The DNA region GCTATCTTTTATCGGAGTAGGATGTATCATTGGAACTGGATATTTTTTAGGTTCGAGTATAGCTATTCAAAAAGCAGGGTTTGCTGTCTTAATCGCTTACTTATTATCAGGAATTGGAACTTGGATAGTTTACGAAGCACTTGCAAAAATGACAGCAAATCATCCTGAGAAAGGTTCATTTCGAACTTATGCAAAACACGCCTACGGGCAATGGGCAGGGTTCAGTAACGGCTGGATGTATTGGTCAGCTGAAATGCTTATAATGGGTAGCCAATTAACTGCGATTGCAATTTTTGCACAGTTCTGGCTTCCTAATATTCCGATTTGGATTTTTGCTGCTGTGTTCGCAATATTAGGATTGCTCATTATTTTGTTAGGTGTTCAAAAGGTAGAACAAATGGAAAATATGTTTGGAATTATGAAACTTTCTGCAATTATTATGTTTATCATTGTTGCGTGTTTTATTTTGTTCTCAAATCAAAGTGAAAGTGTGTTTCAATCGTCAACACAATTAAGTCTTCCTCACGGAGGAATTGGTCTTTGGGTCGCTCTTTTATATGCATTTTACAGTTTTGGCGGTATAGAAGTAATGGGTTTAATGGCACAAGAATTGAAAGATCCAAAGGACGCTCCGAAAGCAGGAAAATTTATGATCATCGCTTTAACGTTGTTATATCTTCTATCTATTTATCTTATTTTAAAACTAACTCCAATAAGTGCGATTAACATAGACGAGAGTCCATTATTGACGACACTAGGACACTTTAATATTACTTGGTTAATCCATTTTTTTAATGGTATGTTAATCATTGCTGGTTTCTCGACAATGGTTGCATCTCTTTATGGTGTAACGACAATGTTAGTAACATTAGCAGACGAGGGTGACGCTCCAAAGTTTTTTGCGCGCAGAGGGAAATTGAAGGTCCCCCTCCCTGCCTTTATTCTGACATCAACGATTGTTGCGGTTTCTATTGTGATTGCGTTACTACTACCTGATAAGATATTTGAATATATCACAACAGCTGCAGGATTAATGCTTTTGTACACTTGGATGTTCATTCTGTTTTCCTTTTCAAAACTATTAATCAAATCCGTATATGACCGAATTAAGGTCATATTTGCGTTCATTCTTATCTTAGCTGCTGTTAGTGGTACATTATTTGATCAAATCAGTAGAATAGGATTCTTTGTTAGCATCGTTTTTCTTATAATTATCGCTGTAACAACGTGGATAAAACAGAGGAAAGGCATCAATTAAGAACGTAAACTTTTAATTTTATTTTTCATAGCCATGAAGGG from Bacillus solimangrovi includes:
- a CDS encoding amino acid permease; translation: MSQASKQSNLSWWQLSFIGVGCIIGTGYFLGSSIAIQKAGFAVLIAYLLSGIGTWIVYEALAKMTANHPEKGSFRTYAKHAYGQWAGFSNGWMYWSAEMLIMGSQLTAIAIFAQFWLPNIPIWIFAAVFAILGLLIILLGVQKVEQMENMFGIMKLSAIIMFIIVACFILFSNQSESVFQSSTQLSLPHGGIGLWVALLYAFYSFGGIEVMGLMAQELKDPKDAPKAGKFMIIALTLLYLLSIYLILKLTPISAINIDESPLLTTLGHFNITWLIHFFNGMLIIAGFSTMVASLYGVTTMLVTLADEGDAPKFFARRGKLKVPLPAFILTSTIVAVSIVIALLLPDKIFEYITTAAGLMLLYTWMFILFSFSKLLIKSVYDRIKVIFAFILILAAVSGTLFDQISRIGFFVSIVFLIIIAVTTWIKQRKGIN